Genomic window (Streptococcus porcinus):
GAGCGCTGTACCAGAGTAGCGTCCAGATAGATATCACCGTCAACACGACGAACATCAAACATCGTCTGAAAGGCACAAGGTAGCAAACCTTCTGTTTCTTCGAAAGCCTCGTAATCCCATAATGAAATCACATTTCTGCGATTCCAGGGGTTGTCAGCCAGCTGTTTTAAAATTTTCGTCATGATATCATGCTTTTTGACTACAGCTCCATAGCGTTGTCCGATTGTTCTGGTATTTCCTACTTCCCAATCCTTCCAATAGTGAACATTATATTTTTCTTCTAAGACATCTAAAGAATTGGATTGGTCTTGATAAATCCAAAGTAACTCTTTGATTGCTGATTTTATTGGTATTGGCCGTAAGGTAGTAATAGGAAAGTCACCTTCAGCCAAGTTATACTCTGTGAAAACGCCAGTAAGATACTTTGAGTTAGCTGTTTGACCATCTCTATATTTTGGTCTTGCCTGCTCACTAAAAACACCTGTTTCCAAAATCTTTTGGATATTCTCTTTAAAAATCACATCTGCTCGTGTCATGACGCTTCCTTTCTAGTTTATATACTGTTTCTTATTTTACCAAATTTTGAGGAAATAGCTAGAAGAAATATTAAAAATTAGGCTCCCTTAACGATTTCTTTGGTTTGAATCATGAAACTAATAGTTGTTTTCTCTTTTTTCAGAAAAATTATGATAAAATATTAGAGAATATCTATTAGCATATTAAAGAAGGAACATTATGAAAATTGGAATTGATAAGATCGGTTTTGCAACTGGTCGTTATGTTTTGAATATGGATCAATT
Coding sequences:
- a CDS encoding thymidylate synthase, which codes for MTRADVIFKENIQKILETGVFSEQARPKYRDGQTANSKYLTGVFTEYNLAEGDFPITTLRPIPIKSAIKELLWIYQDQSNSLDVLEEKYNVHYWKDWEVGNTRTIGQRYGAVVKKHDIMTKILKQLADNPWNRRNVISLWDYEAFEETEGLLPCAFQTMFDVRRVDGDIYLDATLVQRSNDMLVAHHINAMQYVALQMMIAKHFSWKIGKFFYFVNNLHIYDNQFSQAEELLNREASNCKPRLVLNVPDGTDFFDICAEDFELVDYDPVKPQLRFDLAI